A DNA window from Drosophila biarmipes strain raj3 chromosome 2R, RU_DBia_V1.1, whole genome shotgun sequence contains the following coding sequences:
- the LOC108026882 gene encoding uncharacterized protein LOC108026882 isoform X1 — translation MNLYIVLVVVSVFLNLIQAAPSVDFPNDELMDGKYLCEAGLKKYDGPFIVRLISAANGQTVVCYECGQSDFKAKFSAKPCGDRFSAGKIGTGHHRDVVPYLVRMDPVYKDTWGSKLKRNFDEIDKASASFSILNQLV, via the exons ATGAATCTCTACATTGTCCTTGTGGTGGTATCGGTGTTCCTAAACCTGATCCAAGCAGCGCCGAGTGTG GATTTTCCCAACGACGAATTGATggatggaaaatatttatgtgaAG CTGGTTTGAAGAAGTACGATGGACCCTTCATAGTTAG ATTGATATCCGCTGCCAATGGACAAACGGTGGTGTGCTACGAGTGCGGCCAGTCGGATTTCAAGGCAAAGTTCAGCGCAAAACCCTGCGGAGATCGGTTTTCGGCCGGAAAGATTGGGACAGGCCACCACCGGGACGTGGTTCCCTACCTGGTGAGGATGGACCCCGTGTACAAGGACACTTGGGGCAGTAAGCTGAAAAGGAACTTCGATGAGATCGACAAGGCCTCCGCCAGCTTCAGCATTCTCAACCAACTGGTCTAG
- the LOC108026882 gene encoding uncharacterized protein LOC108026882 isoform X2, which yields MNLYIVLVVVSVFLNLIQAAPSVDFPNDELMDGKYLCEDISALKQLCSGNSESLRQIGFSNDDLSTTSPLFNEFYKLFLRNVNLFLSKNKNLEALQERLSRTVSKRGLDSIGGGHLIKRTESRRLLSD from the exons ATGAATCTCTACATTGTCCTTGTGGTGGTATCGGTGTTCCTAAACCTGATCCAAGCAGCGCCGAGTGTG GATTTTCCCAACGACGAATTGATggatggaaaatatttatgtgaAG ATATTTCCGCGTTAAAACAATTATGTAGCGGAAACAGCGAAAGCTTACGACAAATCGGATTTTCAAACGACGACTTATCAACAACATCGCCCTTATTTAACGAGTTTTACAAACTCTTCCTAAGAAATGTGAACCTTTTTTtgtcgaaaaacaaaaatcttgaAGCCCTACAAGAGAGGTTATCGCGAACAGTTTCGAAACGAGGTTTAGACAGCATTGGTGGAGGACACTTGATAAAGAGGACTGAAAGTAGACGGCTTCTAAGCGACTAA